In Plasmodium coatneyi strain Hackeri chromosome 4, complete sequence, the genomic window AAGGAGGATTTATTATGGATCAGAAGTATGTGGAATGTGCTTATGATGCTGCATTTAAGATTCCTGTTGGAGACAGAAGATATATGGGAAGTGAAGCTTACGATGTATTTTCCAAAAGTACGTTGTATCATAAAATAGAAGCATTAACTAACAAGAAAGAATGGTGCGAAGACGGTCAATGGAAATACAGGAAAAAGGCGCTTGAGGATCCAAACCTTGCACGGGatgataaggaagaaaaggttcaAATAAGGAGTGGTAATGAGAACCTAGAAGAcgtgaagaaaattattgAGAGAGTTAAAGAAGGagtagagaaggaagaaaaggaaaaggcagcATCCCCAGCAAAGTCACCCTCATTTGATGACTGcatgaagggggaaaaaacctTATGTCAACGTGCAGATTGCATAACCAAACAATGGGTAGACATCCGATCAAACACTGAGTCGCAGAGGCAAGAGGTCAGAAGAGGGGAATTGATATTTCCCATTAGAATTGACCATACAGATTAGATataaaggaatgtatatacTCAAAGGGGAAgcgtataaaaatatgatgtGAGTAGtaagtgcatatatatgtatcttcttccttcatttatgcAGAGTGACGTTTGGTTGGACTTCCCAAATATATTGCAAAACCTGTCTAAGGCTATAACTACTGAAAGCATCGAGGTCGACAGTCTGTGTGAAGGCATAGAGCAGGTACCTAATGGAAAGGAGGATGCCAACAAAAAAGCATGCCAACTTATTGTTAGAGGTTTAAAGCATCTATACAGCATTCAGGAGTCTCATATACCAAATGTACAGGATCACCCTTTTCTGAACCAGCAGTTTAAGCAATTCGCGATATGTCTTTTATTAAAACAATTcgccaaaaaattaaaagaacaATCTAAATGTGAAgtagaggaaggaatgaagaagGCATTTGAAAGCagtacaaaaattaaaggagaaaaatgcacGAAGAATACATATGAATGTGTTGaatgcaaaagggaagatgaCTATTCATCTTGCCCAATGGGCGGACAGCAAATAGGAGACAAATTGAAGAAACTGTTAGACcagaataaaaatggcaaaaagcAGGATGTAAAGCAAGCTTTGGATGCTATAGATAATATATGTAAGGTGAGTGTGCCACCAGCCAAAGTTCCTGAAGTACCAAAGGAAGTTGTTCcagagaaaaattttccagcACCTGTTCCTAAGGCGGAAGAAGCACAACCCCAACTTCCGGAGTCCTCACCAGCACCTGCTGCTCCCCCCGCTGCTCCAGcttcagaagaaaaaacttcaattacggaaaaaaaaggaaaaaatgttgacAGTGAGCTGGGTGGCGTAGTCACCCCTCCTGCTCCTGCCGCACTGAGGAACCCCATAGA contains:
- a CDS encoding SICA antigen, which codes for MQSDVWLDFPNILQNLSKAITTESIEVDSLCEGIEQVPNGKEDANKKACQLIVRGLKHLYSIQESHIPNVQDHPFLNQQFKQFAICLLLKQFAKKLKEQSKCEVEEGMKKAFESSTKIKGEKCTKNTYECVECKREDDYSSCPMGGQQIGDKLKKLLDQNKNGKKQDVKQALDAIDNICKVSVPPAKVPEVPKEVVPEKNFPAPVPKAEEAQPQLPESSPAPAAPPAAPASEEKTSITEKKGKNVDSELGGVVTPPAPAALRNPIDPSNLTSYLPLAPAVLGISAMTYLLWKYFGMFRKTRKRYRRAPQIRGPSLEQQIVDHVNEDVPHAYTIVKERKGPRSVPTRRKHVGKHAGRRRGVRRRMIIDIHLEVLDECQKGDLHSMKEDFFEIIVQEFMGSNFIKEEKVPNSDSGFREGRLCS